Below is a window of Sciurus carolinensis chromosome 6, mSciCar1.2, whole genome shotgun sequence DNA.
ACTGGCATTAGGATGCTACCAAAACTGAGAGCAAGCCAAATACTCCCAGTTTATACTTACTAAAATTGGCCTACTAAGACCAATGTTGGAGATTTGTCAGTAATTGTGATGGCTATTaaaaggcaggggtgggggattGTCAGTGCCCTATTTAGCTGTGGACTGAAACAAATCCTAAGACAATGGTTTTTCAAACAAGGGTGCATTTGAATCTCAGTGCTTAATTATGATACAGTTGGGCCACACCCCCATAATTGGAATGAGTAGGTTTGGAGTGGGCCCCAAGAATTTGCATCTTAAATTCAAAGttgctgctggtgctgctggtccAGAGGTCAATACTTAAGAGAATTACTGTCCTCAGTTACCACATTGAAGCTCTCTGATGATTGCCTTGGGCTCCAGAAATTCAACAACTGGACCTTTAATCTACCAACAAATTCTTTCTCTAGACCTAAGACTTGATTGAATATTGAGCTGTTCAATCTGATAAGGAATACCAGACATGAATGAACAAGTAATTTTGAACACTACTACTTCTGAAGGATCAGCTAATAATATTTCCTTTGAAACAGTTATTGTAAAAGCCAAAATATCTGATTTGAAATGGCAGTAATATTAGAAAAGATTGAAAATGGGAACTTTGAGATGAGGGAAAATTGGTTTCAGATTGAAATATCAACATACTATGAATGTGGTATAATCAGTGGTCAAATCAGTCTGATAATTGAGGATAAACTTTACATATTACTGGGGCACTGGAAGTTTATGAGggacataatgaaaaataaattctgtaaggAACAAATAGTACAGTCaaattttttcttgattatgTAAAATATGGATCATGTTACTGCAAAGTTAATTAAATGAAAGGATGAGTCCATTGCTGATGGGAGCCAGTTGCACTATATCTGAATTTATATAATCACACTGGGTTTCTTTTCatctaagaaaggaaaagaatggagtGCCAGAATGCAAAAGTAAATTGCCCAGAGCTGAAGAAAGATTCGAGTAGTAAGATGGGTAAAATTTaccaaacaaaaatgattttttaagtcACAGTGGCTGAACTAgagagtataattttttttcttttctactaagCATATTTCCCTAATAATTATGCTGAGTTTAAAATACTACTTTGTAATGTTGAAGCTTATGAACTGTGGCTCCTGTAAACCCCAGGTTATTTTCCTACTGTTATGAATTCTGTGGTCTATAAGTATATTCTGCTTTTTGTTAGGCCATTGATGCTTCTTTTAACCTGTATGTTCTATATGTATAATACTGTTCTTGGTgctaaatatactttcttttctctgatattcagggTAATTTTTTCTCTACATTTACAACTATTCACTTACTTTCTTGAAGTTATCTGattgttactttattttattaaaaatgttcgATGTATAATACAGAAAGGTAACCACTGAATATAAAGCAACACTAGTGAGGAATGACTATTGAAAGAAATGCCAGACATTTCCCACCCTACTTACACTACCTATTAGAATCCAAAGACTTTTAAGGCCtggctttaaaaatcaaaaacaaaacaaaacaaaaaaacccttggCTAGTCACTTTGAAATAAGTTGTCACAAAGAAAATTTCTGGCTGGGGGAGTTGGAAGTTCATGTAGACTCAAGGATGATTACTACGATTGGCATCATGGAGCTTAATATAACAGGAAGCAGCCAGTAGAAAAAGAGGATATAGGAACACATTCAGGAGAGAAAGAGCACTGAGCCACCTCAGTCCCTGCCATTTCTGAGACCTAGTTCTACTTTTCCCCAGTTGGCATTTGTCAGgctcaggatatagctcagttggtagtgtgtgTGCCTCATGTACacaaaagaccctgggttcaatccccagcacgagacacaacaaacacatacacaaacaaaaaagcccaatTTGTTCCTGGACTAACCTGAAACTTAATAGAAAACCTCATTTAGATGCATCTTAGTGAGTCTTAGGTTTCAAGATAGAGgaaaactatttttttgttttgtttactttgggGGGTTGTTTtggcaccaaggattgaactcagggatcactgaactacatcccatgCCCTTttgcccttttaatttattttttctggggtgggggaatgagaaagggtcttactaaatAACTTACTGCCTCattaaagttgctgaggctggcctcaaacttgcagtcctcctgcctcagcttcccgagtcacAGAGATTACAGTtatgtaccactatgcccagctagagaaaaatgtaaaaatattagtgaaaagaaataggttgtctttcaaaaaaaaaaaatcagatttctgCAACACCAAATGGCAAAGAAGCACCACAAAACAGTGAAACAACATATGCAGCATTCAGAAACAAACAAAGTCTACCTAAGAATTCTGAGGCAAGCCAAACATTTCATTGAAATGAAGTACTTTTTTCATTTAGGATTCCTAAAGTTGTTGGGGATGGGGAGGAAGATCTCTAAATGACAGGACacttatttaaagaatattaggtaggggctggagttgtagctcagaggtagagtgcttgcctagcacgtgtgaggtactgggttcaatcctcagcaccacataaaaagaaataaaaaataaaggtattatgttcatatacaactaaaaaaatttttataaaaaaatattaggTAGCTCTCGGGATCTGTCTGAGGGCTAGGTAATCTTGAAAACTACATGGGAAACAATATCCATACTGTGAGACTGCTTCAGTAAAAACCCACTTGCTGCTCCTAAACTCTGGTACCCCCTTGACATCATTTCAATAAGATTACatgaggtgggctggggatatagctcagttggtagagtgcttgccttgcaagcacaaggccctgggttcaatcaccagcaccacaaaaaaaataaataaaggttacaTGAGGCAGTTCTGTCCTCATACTGCTTGCTTCTAAAGTGAAGTCTTACTTGGTTTGGCATGATTGGTAAAGGATACATTACATCCCTCTGTAGTCTGAGAAAGCCTATTATTGGTTTTTGAgttttgatttggtttctccGTTAAGGAGACTGGATTCATAAAACATCAATTCCCCAAATCTTCAAGGGGCAAAGGCACTGGGCAACCAGAAACCAAGACATATTTCTGTCCCACTATCTCAGCTGCcccagcaattaaaaataaatgtaaaggtaTTAAGGAAACTGAGCAATAAAATTTCTAAACTTGAAAAAAAGTGTAAACAATTGTGGTCAGTCTGATAATGAATCGCACTGTAAATGtccaactaaaacaaaattaaatgcttAATAATTTTAATCTTAACTTCAAAATTATTCCAACACAAATAAGGAAACAAGTTAGAAGGTAGGGAAGTTGTGAAAACATACTAAATAAGAAATGTCAATAGACACTATGTTatttttaacttggaaaaatacgaatttatttttttttaatttagtggtaaccccaaagttaaaaagaaatggatttcttgggctggggttgtgactcagtggtagcatgcttgtcTAGCAcacgggaggccctgggttccatcctcagcactgcataaaaataaaggtccacctatgactaaaaaaaaaaaaaatatatatatgtatattaagaaGTCAATATCTCCATCTATTAGCTAGTAAATCATTAAAGATACTCAAATAAGATACTAAAGAACAAAGGGGAATTCAGGGAGAGTTAATCAAAGCATAAAGTTGAGGAACGGTACCAAGTTAATCACATACACTGTTTATATTTcatatctttgattttctttagttTGTTAATTTAGCTTGGCTGAAGTGTTTCCtgttattttttcagaaaagctAAATTGGGGATATACTTTCTATTCttggtttaaaatttcttttgcctCCACACTACGTATAATTTTGGTCACAATTCCTTTTCTGCAGAACTCTTGGCTTCTGATGTTTACTATTGCTGAAAAGTTTCAACCTTGGTCtgggtttttaaattatatataaacttGTTTCCTATTTGTATGTTTATAGGGTTTTGTTCTTAatccttataaaaaataaattttcctaagTCTAGCTGTTTGAGGTTGTTTTTCCCACAATCCTGTCTTTTAATAGTAAATACTTTTAAATCTTCAGCAAAAGttttatgttatttcttttattatggcTGCCCCTccatcactttctttctctcacaaatCAAGCCTCTCTCCTTGTACAATATTTCAgcaataggggctggggagatagctcagtcggtagagtgcttgccttgtaagcacaaggccccgagttccatccccagcacccaaaaaaaaaaaaaagaaaaaagaaaaaaaaatatttcagcaatAGTGTAGGGTTAAATAGGAGAGCGGATCTGGCATAGAATTGGCACTAAATAATATTAGCTCCATCACCTCTGTGATTAATACCCTTAATGTGTATAAACCAGACAATGTAACCAccaatatttctcttttgtcCCCAATTATTTACATGGCTCTAAGAAAACAACTCCATGGTAATAAGGCTCTGCACCAAATCTCagaccatatatatataaatcatacacacacgtgtatatatatatacacacacatatatatgtatatagagagagaacaagagagctCTATATAGCTATATCAGTATACAGATAGATATAAAGATATACAGATAGGGAAAGAGACTGATGATACCTTCAGCCATTATTAGTGCAAATGGGCAAATTATTCAACCTCACTGAGACTCCGCTTTTGGGGAGATTTCTATTTAGTTggtttttcagggtttttttgttttttgtttttgtttttgtttttgtttttttggttttttttcatctataaaagtgAATGtcttggggctgggttgtggctcagtggcagagcacttgcctaacatgtgtgaagcactgggttcgattctcagtaccacatataaataaataaaggtccatcaacaactaaaaaatattttttaaaaacgttAATGTCTTACTTTGCCTGTTTCTTTGAAAAGCTCCATTATGGATATGGATTAAACAGCCACTGCTAATATAGGAATGAAGGTATGTTTAGTTGAACAGAAATGCTGGGAAGTAATGCTTTGCAACTGAAGAGGTTAAAATATGCTATTCTGACATACTAAGCTAGATACTTGAAAAATAGCATGTTCAAAACGATCACTTTCACCTATTTCTTAAAAGATAGAATTCTCATGTGAAAGACACTGTCCTTATCCTCAAGGATGAGAAGTTGAAACCAAGAGAATTCCATACAAATCTTGATAACTCATCTTTTAAGCCTACCCAAATGATTTAGTTACTTCTTCACAAGTATTATTTGTCTAATCCAGTATATAAGTAAATGGCCCTGCTTCTTTAGGTCCTTATTTCCCTGTTAGTTTCCAGTACCACATTTGTACTATCCATTTCTCCTGTTAATCTATCTTTATGTCACTTTAATTCTAGGACCCAGCTGGAAACCTAAGAAAATGGAGGAGGAAGTTTTCCTCTTCCTAAACATCAACGAAGCATGTAAAATcatgattaattttatattataaggTGTCCTTCAGACGTTTTTAAAGGTGGGTAGTCAAGTTTCTAACATGCAGTACACTGAAACACAACTGCCAAAAATTCTCCTAATTCCATCACTTTAAAAAGTTCAATCTTGCCAAATTGAAAACAAGCTGTCCAGAAGCCTTTGGTTTCGGACTAGGGTGGCATCGCTGATCTCTCTTGTTCTGATTGTGctgctactggttcctccagctctctagcctgcagatggccattgtggactatcctgATTGTGTAAGCCaacctaataaatcccctttttataatcataaaaaaaaagaaaagagaacaagctGCAGGAGCCAGGAAtggatacaaaattaaaacataaggaCATTTCCTTGCCTGCTCTAACCTGTATTTCCGCTTCAAACTACACTGACGCCCCTCAGCATACAACCTTCACCCGCGGGCGAGCGTAAACAGTACCACCCAACTTTGGTGTGAAAGGGGGAACAAGGAAacgttaattaattaattaattaaaagacgGTGCACGCTCCTAAAGCGCTCCAATGTGAGAAAAGTGGAAAAGAACCGTTCGTAGTCTTCTCGCGAGAATAAAGGTTAACAAGCCACGTCAGAGTCTAAACATCACGGCTCCGAGCGACAGGTGCTGGAACAAACCGGCGTTGAAAGACTGCCGGCGCGGGGCCACTTTGGGGGGCAGGAGTTCCGCCGGAAGAGCGGTTGGTTTCGTAACTTCCGGCTGGTTTTCTGTGGGCGGGGTTCGCGCTGTGTGTGAACTCGAGTGGAAATGGCTTGCGCCGCTGCACGGTCTCCGGCAGACCAAGACAGGTGAGTTATGAGGCGGGTAGAAAGGTGGGGGGTGCTTGCGATACCGCAGATGCTGTGCCGCCATTCCCCACCGTTAGACCTAAAGAGCCGCTTCGCCCTTTGAGCTCGGCGTGAGCCTCAGACTCCGCGCCTCTCCCCGGCCGGGAAGTCTGCAGTCCCAAGCTTTTCGCTGAAATCCCGAGCTTAGCTCAATCTTTGTATCTGAAAAAAAGGATTTAGGGTGCTACGAAAACATGAGATAACAACGTTTTTAGTACCTCCGACGCCGTGCTTTCGTGCAATGAGTGGGCTCCACCCTCAGGAACTTCTGACAGGCCTCTGTGCCTAACGTAACAGTTACCGCATCCTTTTTGTTTTCGTTGTTGTTTTTAACCTTCCCAAaccaattatattttgtttttccgTAAGGTAACCAATAGTTTTCTCTTTAGGTGAATTAAGTAAAAGGCAGTTTATACTGTTATTATTAAGTAATAGTATAGATGTACCTGCCACGAAGATGATGGCTGGATGCATGTTTTGAAACACTGCTCTAGTTATAACAGCTTTGCTTTCTGTGTGTCAGGTTTATTTGTATATATCCTGCTTACTTAAATAACAAGAAGACCATCGCGGAGGGAAGGAGGATCCCCATAAGTAAGGTGAGCGGTGGCTGGTACCTAGGATGGGGGAGGTTGTCCTAACAGGCCACAAAGTCGTCTTCTATTTCGTTGCGTTTCTTAAAGGCCTGAGGAGAACAGCAGCCAAAATTTGAGTGCTTTCCTTAATACTGGTGAAACCAGAGAGACGCTATTGCATAGGTTGAAGGGGTTTTTGAAATGGTTCATAATGAAGCTATGTTTGTAAAGAAAGTGGCGTGGGGGGTGTCTGGAGCatttacacttttttttaaccataattaTGACAACATTCTCCATTCTCcttaataaagaaaatcaaaattacttCATTGTACAATAAAATGCCTTTGCAGTTGAGTTGGtgtttttttgttctattttggcctcagggattgaacccagggtttcttagccactgagccacatcccagccctatttttattttttgagacaggatctaagttgcttagggcctccctcagttgctgaggctggctttgaacctttgatcctcctgcctcagcctccctagtggctgcgattacaggcttgtgccactacAATCAGCTCTACAGTTGAGtttctttaaatatgtgaataaagGCTTGCAGAAAATGCAGCCTTATTGAGTGTAGTCttcattatcttttttcatttaaaggggtaaattcactttaaaattaatactttttaaagGTAAGAAGCAGgtactggggttgtagcttagtagtagagtgcttgcaacAGGggggaataaaggaaaggagggagttATGAAGTCTTCATACTTTTTGAATAGGGAACTCAAGTTTTCAGGTGGTCTGTTGGCTTAAGTTTGGAAAGTGCCTAATCCCAAATGAAAgacatgttctttttttgttttgttatgttgtttGTAACGgatattgaacctaggggtgctttaccactggtaaaaattatttttaaaaaaattatttttaattttgagacagggtctcactaagtttctgaggctggtctcaaacgtgggatcttcctgcctcagcctcccccgttgctgagattacaggcctgcaccaccatgcccagtgtgtcatattctatatttatttatttattggtgggGGGGTACCttggattgaactaaggggcactcgaccactgagccacatctccagccctattttttattttatttagagatatcgagtctcaccaagttacttagcACTttactcttgctgaggctggctttgaactcacgatcctcctgcctcagccccccccccccacaccccTAGCCGCTCGTATTACAGTCATGTGCTGCTACGCCCAGCCATATTCTACATTTAAAGagtcatttacattttataatctAATGACAAGTTTAAGGCAACTTGATCTGAAgcaatgaattaaatatttttatattatttaatatctctCATTTTGCTGTTGCTTCAATATGTAAAGTCTGCTTTGCTGCCTCAGGTGAAAAGAAAGATACTTTGGCACTTGTTCAGAATAATGCCAGACGTCAAGCCACTGTGACAGATTCTCTCTGAAGAATGACTGAATTCTTTTAAgctttatatataacatataaacatAATAGTTCAATTAATTTTCACAATGGGAGGGTATCCAGTccacaaactttaaaaacattatcaGCTTATAGGAAGATTCTTTATATCCCTTCTCACTCACTGTCCCCTCCACATATGTTCACTTATATAAGGATAACCACTATCCTGATTTCTAGCACCGTAGATTATACTTGTTTGTTcttgaattttatgtaaataggATTATTCACTGTGtacttttatgtctttttatcaCTGAACTTTAAGCTTATAAGATTGGTCCACATTTTTGAGTGTTGCCTTTTGATGTTTTattgctggtgattgaacccagggccttgggcatgcttaAGCATGTGTTCTCTCATTGAGCTAACTCCTAAACCTTTGTGTGTAGTTTAATTCCCATTGCTCTATAGCAGTTTCACAACAGCAGCATCATCGACACTTTGAGCCTGATAATTCTTTTTATAGCAGTGTGTCCTgtgcattttttaatgtttagcagcatccctggcttctacCTACTAGATGACTCTCCCACAGTTATCTCCAAGCATTGCCAAAGTCTGTCTTTTGAAAGAAAGACACATAAGTATGAATCAGTGTAATTcccaggaatttttaaaattaaaattgaagggccagacatcagtgtttatagcagctgaatgcATAGTAGCTAacctgtggaatcaacctagatgcccttcaacagatgaatgaataaagaaaatatggtacatatacacagtggaatattgctcagccttaaagaatgaaattatggcatttgaaagtaaaaggatggaactagagaatatcatgctaagtggaataagccaatcccaaaaaaccaaagaccaaatgtttgctctgataagcagatgctgatccatagtggggacgtgtggggtagggaagaataaaggaacttgggattgtgcagaggagagtgaggagtGGTTGGGGTggtagggatgggaagggtggtagaatgagacagacattattaccctgtatacaagTATgattactggtgtgactcagcacctgtatagccagaggaatgagaagttatgctccatttgtgtacagtgtgtcaaaatggattctactgtcatgaataaccaattaaaacaaattgaaaagaattgagggctggggttgtagctcagtggtagaccacttgcctagcatgtgtgaagcactggtttgacttgattctcagcatcacatgtaaataaatatataaataaagttccattaacaactaaaaaattatttgagaaaaaaaattgaaaatgttgtaCCTACTAAGAAAAGATAGGGTTTAGGTACATGTTTTGATCATAGTATTTAAAGTGATTTACACAATTGTATAGCAGTATTCTCTTAAAGCTAAAACTATTtcgtgtttttgtttttatctgttcAGGCTGTTGAAAATCCTACAGCTACAGAGATTCAAGATGTATGCTCAGCAGTTGGACTTAATGTGTTTGTTGAGGTATGATGTGATTCTTCCTTCActattttctgtattcatttataTGATAACTTTCTTAAAagcctgtttttgttttatttacattagaaaaataaaatgtactctaGAGAATGGAATCGTGATGCTCAATACAGAGGCAGAGTCCGGGTCCAGCTCAGACAGGAAGACGGCAGCCTCTGTCTTGTACAGTTCCCATCACGTAAgctttttttaatgaattaactTTAGGAATGTGTTTTTTGTCTATGATACAACAGAGGTTCTAAAACTGACCTTTTGAAAGgtataaatgaatttatattctaCAAATTAATTTAGAGAAAGACTGCCACTGATGGAAAGAGGTATAAcagtagttttaatttcttttaggttAAAAACCTCTGAGAATGTGATGAAACTTTTTCTGAGCATTTTATAAACTTCTGAAAGACCATCACTGCTCCCAGGTTAAAAgtataaaagttaataaatggatAATGTTAGTAGTTATTCCAGATCTTATTTCTCTCATTAATAAATCTAAAGAGCAAGATTGAGTGAACAAAGAGATATTCATAGTATGGCATCACTCAggtaaatttaaagataaaatattgcaGTTTATTGAAGATGAATATGTATGTTGCTTGTAGAAATGTTTTTACAATACACTGgagggactgggttgtggctcaaaggtagagtgcttgcctggcatgtgtgaggcactagattcaattctcagcaccacataaaaataaataaacaaataaaggtccattgacagctaaaaaaatgtattaaaaaatgtaCTGGAAAGAGCCCACGTTTAAAACTGTGAGCAGTGGGAGTCGGGAGTGGAGACCTCAAGGGACTATTAGCATCATGtccaatactttattttttgaaaaacaaaacaaaacaaactagaCACCAGTATAACAAAATATTAGTTCTAGGTATTGGTAAGGTAAGtgtttatatgttatttatttttttgaaatttttttagttttaaaacatacattttaatttgaagaaacagctgtttatttttttttccttcagtttaatTAAACTGTTTAATTCAACTAAATACACTTTGGCAGGCAAATTGACAGTGTGATTGTTTTTAGTCAAATTCAGATAGATTAGTTCTCATAAACCAAATTCTGTCAAGATTGGTAGGTATTGCTACATATTTAAGATTCTGACTCAAATGTGACAGATAATACATTCTgatgtattattttcttctctgtgacaTTTTCTTATACTGTCTCAAAAgaccaaaagcaaaaatagtttttgatttgaAAATGGAGGTAAAAGTTGTGATTGAGAAAAAGGTTGCTTGTGGTTTCTAATTAGAAAATAGTAAGTCactaaaaagagcaaaactgAGGAGCTTGGTTTTTTGGAGTAGGGAAAGTACCTGGTTGGAGTGGGCATAGCAGTGGTGCATTTATGCATACATCGTCTGGGCATGTGAGGAAGATCTGTTCAGCTTAATAACATTTGGTTTTTTGTTAAAAGGCTGAGAGACCCTGTGTCTTTAGAAGCTTAGGTTACAATGGTAGTCTGACTCTTGTCTCCAGTttgttatatttacatatattcttCATTGATCTTTCAGCCAATTACTAGAACCAAGaccataatttttttgtttgttgggtttttgtttttgtttttttgttttttttttttggttgtggggttgaacccaggggtgctttaccgctgagttacatccccagtccttttaattttatatttttataaagtaaaataagaaagggTCTTatttgagaaagagtctcactaagtttctgaggctggtctcaaactagtgatcctcctgcctcatcagcctctcaggttgctgggattataggtatgtattactgcacccagcaaaacagaatttttgtttcaaacttaatgttttatattttcattttgttcacttaattatttttcttgttctcagTACATTTTCTCTAGCAGAAGCACTGATTTGAGCAACTTACTAACTTTATAatcatttgattatttaaaattacttccCATTTTCTTGGACTTTATGATACTCAAGTTAATGATCTTTTATGTCTTATTTCTTAGTTTGTACACTAAACCTAACTTCTGGTTCCTAGGTAAATCAGTAATGTTGTATGCAGCAGAAATGATacctaaactaaaaacaaggacACAAAAAACAGGAGGTGGTGACCCAAGTCTTCAACAAGGAGAGGGAagtaaaaaagggaaaggaaagaagaagaagtgATCTGGTACGAGCAGCAAGTATATGGTCCTACTGTACGAGACGTGAATGGAGACTTCTTTGTATCTGAGGGAAACAGCTTTTTGTTTGCATCATTTGACTGAACTGGGAACATTTATGCCTTCCATCTTCATCATCAGAgttgacaatgaaataaataaatcagaagttTGCATCTAGCATTTATGCAGTATAAAAGACAAGATTTTTTGTTGCTTTAgaggttttgttttatctttcaaTGAAGAGGTTTTatggaagaaagaatatttttaaatgaacagtgGACTGTCTCCTAAGTTACTTGAAATCCTGTTTGtcctctatgtaaatgtattgtGTCGGATAAATGTTTAATAAGatttgaaatacacattttgtTCACCTTTtaagtcaatgaaataaaattttcaaaatgacttttgTAACTTTTGCTTATGAAACAATTAATACCAGTAGATGAGGCATTAAAGGAGAGTAAAATAGGTAGTGTAAACTTGAACAGTGTGAACctacaagagaagaaaatggtaaCTCTTCTTATAAGAGTTTGGAGATCGTATTCTTTGAATAAGTTACAGTAATCAAATTGTTCAATTGCTGGAGTTTGTCATATGGAAAGTCCCTAAGCTTtaaatttgctgatttttttaggtttaaaaatgtttacactgGAGTCCTAAAAATTATCTTGAAGTAACTGAATTGGAAAGGTCCTTCAGAATTTCAGAGTACTTTTCTAAAAGTGATGATTTTAAGCTATACCAGTTCCTGTTCTTCCTGAGGGAGAAGGAGCTCTTCCTTGAATTCTATGAGCTACTTCATCAACTTCCAGCACGtccattttctgtaatttttattacttGTGATCAAACAATCCCAACTGATTCTGAAACAAGCAAACCCCAAGATTCCAGTTGCTCAGAATCCTGAACCTGGGCTATATAGCAAGattctgtctaaaaaaaaaacaacaaaaaagagtgttttcatttgtttaatattttgctCCTTAAAAAGTTATAGTGAAGATAATGTAGCagattacataaat
It encodes the following:
- the Srp19 gene encoding signal recognition particle 19 kDa protein isoform X2; the encoded protein is MACAAARSPADQDRFICIYPAYLNNKKTIAEGRRIPISKAVENPTATEIQDVCSAVGLNVFVEKNKMYSREWNRDAQYRGRVRVQLRQEDGSLCLVQFPSR
- the Srp19 gene encoding signal recognition particle 19 kDa protein isoform X1, producing the protein MACAAARSPADQDRFICIYPAYLNNKKTIAEGRRIPISKAVENPTATEIQDVCSAVGLNVFVEKNKMYSREWNRDAQYRGRVRVQLRQEDGSLCLVQFPSRKSVMLYAAEMIPKLKTRTQKTGGGDPSLQQGEGSKKGKGKKKK